In Legionella beliardensis, the following are encoded in one genomic region:
- a CDS encoding carboxypeptidase regulatory-like domain-containing protein has translation MQQPIENATALISGFAISFISGKPIPDATITVIENEQLKFKTDDAGKFGPFEWPVGQPITLVLEKPGSFWSGFKTTQTATMIVPPEGINNDDFLKNISFQVPSNFIYKLFALAMGEKEDPNACQVAATVTPPNMTLADLPQGIEGVKVTLSPNLNKKPFYFGILPITKKTNPFSRKLASTSLDGGIAFVNVPPGDYTLEAQKDGMVFSKVNIKARSGVLVNASPPYGPTVLAE, from the coding sequence ATGCAACAGCCTATAGAAAATGCTACTGCCTTGATATCTGGATTTGCTATTTCATTTATATCAGGCAAACCAATTCCAGATGCCACCATTACTGTGATTGAAAATGAGCAATTAAAGTTTAAGACTGACGATGCAGGAAAATTTGGGCCCTTTGAGTGGCCAGTTGGACAACCCATCACGTTGGTTTTGGAAAAACCAGGATCGTTCTGGTCAGGCTTTAAAACCACACAAACTGCAACCATGATAGTTCCACCTGAAGGAATAAATAATGATGATTTTTTGAAAAATATTTCCTTTCAAGTGCCATCAAACTTTATTTATAAGTTGTTTGCTCTTGCGATGGGGGAGAAAGAAGATCCAAACGCTTGCCAAGTGGCAGCAACGGTCACCCCGCCAAATATGACACTTGCTGATTTACCGCAAGGTATTGAAGGGGTCAAGGTTACTTTATCGCCTAATTTAAATAAAAAACCTTTCTATTTTGGTATTTTACCAATTACTAAAAAAACAAACCCGTTTAGTAGAAAACTAGCATCGACCTCACTTGATGGTGGCATCGCCTTTGTTAATGTGCCACCTGGGGATTATACGCTAGAGGCGCAAAAAGACGGCATGGTATTTTCTAAAGTAAACATCAAAGCCCGCAGCGGCGTTCTCGTAAACGCGAGCCCACCCTATGGCCCTACGGTGTTAGCAGAATAG
- a CDS encoding S8 family serine peptidase encodes MKKILPGVLLVLFSPFAGAEALIDSDVINNIKQKQRQAIQQTNSSNESKISLLIFLHSLNEKPSFLEELRKYPGLAIQEINFMPAVTITMPANLHLLNKLANHSAVAQISANNLGKTELDISTQILKLRPSKTYPEVKNWWDHGYIGCKGVIGLIDDGLDPTHPALANKTLIVRKEGGSLYSNFLNGVRSPHGTGVACIYASNNKNYKGIAYGAKKFVLGLSGKETPNIEDIMLTMSTLDWMLTRAKLKPTVINYSMGNGKTACPNCPEWSGLAKVIDYVVNHEKILWVKSAGNAGYIAPTNQAPFASTLTVPGDNYNALTVANMNPIVTENGIAYKTENRDKHSIRSTSSRGPTTSGRRKPDLTAPGHSTRTCAPDPETYPFKYTDSMDYKSGYRLMTGTSAAAPHVGAAILLIQDAGITNPLAIKALLINSADTWTDNGNEEPYSGDIKNHFPIRGSQWNRTYGWGYLNMEEAFEQRKNIIEDKVTLEHSSLTYDTFLEVGDKVTLVHERRVGYFKDNTEWQLSHLSLELIDKETGEVIAYDDSPIDTVHQVANCKLLSDGKCSLTDKPRHVLVQVKLVRPIIDGSDNEPFALVLKAIK; translated from the coding sequence ATGAAAAAAATTCTACCTGGTGTTTTGCTAGTGTTATTTTCGCCTTTTGCTGGTGCAGAGGCGCTCATTGATAGCGATGTCATAAATAATATAAAACAAAAACAAAGACAAGCTATACAACAAACTAATTCCAGCAATGAATCTAAAATTTCTTTATTGATTTTTTTGCATTCACTTAACGAGAAGCCCTCTTTCTTAGAAGAGCTGCGTAAATACCCAGGTCTTGCTATTCAAGAAATAAACTTCATGCCGGCTGTTACAATCACTATGCCTGCAAACCTACATTTATTAAATAAACTAGCAAACCACTCTGCTGTCGCACAAATTTCTGCTAACAATTTAGGAAAAACAGAGCTTGATATTAGTACTCAAATCCTAAAACTAAGACCTTCAAAAACTTATCCAGAGGTGAAAAACTGGTGGGATCATGGTTATATTGGCTGCAAAGGAGTCATTGGCTTGATTGATGATGGTCTTGATCCTACTCACCCGGCCTTAGCCAATAAGACATTAATTGTACGCAAAGAAGGAGGTTCCCTTTATTCTAATTTTTTAAATGGTGTACGCTCACCTCATGGCACAGGCGTGGCTTGTATTTATGCTAGTAATAATAAAAATTATAAGGGCATTGCCTATGGCGCTAAAAAATTTGTTTTAGGCTTATCAGGCAAAGAAACGCCAAACATCGAAGATATTATGTTAACCATGAGCACCTTAGATTGGATGTTAACGCGGGCAAAGCTCAAACCAACTGTTATTAACTACAGTATGGGCAATGGGAAAACGGCTTGCCCCAATTGTCCTGAATGGAGTGGGCTTGCAAAAGTTATTGATTACGTTGTTAATCATGAAAAGATCTTATGGGTTAAATCGGCAGGTAACGCAGGCTATATCGCCCCAACCAATCAAGCACCGTTTGCGTCTACTTTAACTGTGCCAGGTGATAATTATAATGCGCTTACCGTTGCTAATATGAATCCTATTGTTACAGAGAATGGTATTGCTTATAAAACCGAAAATCGAGATAAACACAGTATTCGCTCAACGAGCAGCCGCGGCCCAACGACGTCTGGACGACGCAAGCCTGACTTAACCGCTCCTGGGCATAGCACGAGAACTTGCGCGCCTGATCCGGAAACTTATCCTTTTAAATACACCGATAGCATGGATTATAAAAGCGGTTATCGGCTCATGACTGGAACCAGCGCTGCTGCTCCTCATGTTGGCGCTGCGATTTTATTAATTCAAGATGCAGGAATTACTAATCCTTTAGCGATAAAAGCTCTTCTTATCAATAGTGCTGATACGTGGACTGATAATGGCAACGAAGAGCCTTATAGTGGAGATATTAAAAATCATTTTCCCATCAGGGGTTCACAATGGAATAGAACGTATGGTTGGGGTTACCTGAACATGGAAGAAGCGTTTGAGCAACGCAAAAATATCATTGAAGATAAGGTAACGTTAGAACATTCTTCCTTAACTTATGACACTTTTTTAGAGGTGGGTGACAAAGTCACACTAGTTCATGAGCGCCGAGTCGGCTATTTTAAAGATAATACGGAATGGCAACTTAGCCATCTTTCACTGGAATTAATTGATAAAGAGACGGGTGAGGTGATTGCCTATGACGACAGCCCAATCGATACCGTTCATCAAGTTGCAAATTGCAAGCTCTTAAGTGATGGCAAATGTTCTCTAACCGATAAACCTAGGCATGTTTTGGTACAGGTTAAGCTGGTAAGGCCAATAATTGATGGCAGCGATAACGAGCCTTTTGCATTAGTCTTAAAAGCTATAAAGTAA
- the ankY gene encoding Dot/Icm T4SS effector AnkY/LegA9, whose protein sequence is MGKVILIHANCVNPEARGDYTFAGNIAKDLVKEITKSQENIDVILVSSLDGISQFVSLYGPVVNNRVNIENTSIGLSSLEKFDAIENTVVAFIDANRCKYAAADIVKRVLDPESKLLVVGNVNKQAYDTVFAQLGYRHYLRNKQPGLYELFSESDLFLASAGLSNERLGLPAINKAKDLPELSSEQQSMLPSGNYGFMYVNAALEWTAYELIAQYIKLSNQDEYILVGDFNNSKPEIELFYKLDDSLPAIKKSFPPIQFYQSLPNHLMRKMVAGATATLVASTGVTSTLEAMQDNKLPFYQDIDTNENFVTAYLIAVKSIFSNDTSLFGGMPQLLIELSNLLFAEKPLSNQEIERTQELLSMSSVSSRLVETNQKIIEQANGKIAPKLLSFIHQGRSTQQQVQLATVCTSLRKPGETGSPVHEQALRRAAAWGRLFELKVLIKAIPNDLDKKDVTLERTALHWAVACQNLDCARVLVKAGVSLDLQDKEGKTPLHKAVANGDKPMIEMLILAGARSNILDKASKKPKDCAPDKDTLLFMQQCRELRQPISAYS, encoded by the coding sequence ATGGGAAAAGTCATTCTTATTCATGCTAATTGTGTTAATCCAGAAGCTAGAGGTGATTACACTTTCGCTGGAAATATAGCTAAAGATCTTGTAAAAGAGATTACAAAATCTCAAGAGAATATTGATGTTATTTTAGTTAGTAGCTTAGATGGTATTTCTCAATTTGTAAGCCTCTACGGTCCTGTAGTAAATAATCGAGTTAATATAGAAAACACTAGTATTGGCCTTTCTTCGTTAGAAAAATTTGATGCTATTGAAAATACTGTTGTAGCGTTTATAGATGCGAATCGTTGCAAGTATGCAGCTGCAGATATTGTAAAGCGAGTTCTTGATCCTGAAAGCAAACTTTTGGTTGTGGGAAATGTTAATAAGCAAGCCTACGATACTGTATTTGCGCAGTTAGGTTATCGCCATTACCTTCGCAATAAGCAGCCTGGACTTTATGAATTATTTAGTGAAAGCGATCTATTTTTAGCCAGTGCCGGACTAAGTAATGAACGTTTAGGTTTACCAGCCATTAATAAAGCCAAAGATTTGCCAGAGCTATCTAGTGAACAACAATCTATGCTACCTTCTGGGAATTACGGATTTATGTATGTTAATGCAGCATTAGAGTGGACTGCATACGAATTAATTGCGCAGTATATTAAGTTAAGTAATCAGGATGAATATATACTCGTAGGAGATTTCAATAATAGCAAACCTGAAATTGAATTATTTTATAAGCTAGATGATTCCTTACCTGCTATTAAAAAATCATTTCCGCCGATTCAATTTTATCAATCCTTACCTAATCATTTGATGCGTAAAATGGTTGCCGGTGCAACGGCAACATTAGTTGCATCAACTGGTGTTACCAGTACACTTGAAGCCATGCAAGATAATAAGCTGCCCTTTTATCAGGATATAGATACTAATGAGAACTTCGTCACAGCTTATTTGATAGCAGTAAAGTCCATATTTTCTAATGACACATCCTTATTTGGAGGTATGCCACAACTTCTTATAGAATTATCCAATTTATTATTTGCTGAAAAACCACTTAGCAATCAAGAAATAGAGCGTACTCAGGAACTACTGTCTATGTCTTCAGTAAGCTCTAGATTAGTTGAAACAAATCAAAAGATAATAGAACAAGCAAATGGTAAGATTGCACCAAAATTGTTAAGCTTCATTCATCAAGGCCGTAGTACTCAGCAGCAAGTTCAGCTTGCCACTGTATGCACCTCATTACGTAAGCCGGGTGAAACAGGTAGTCCTGTTCATGAGCAAGCATTAAGACGAGCAGCTGCTTGGGGGCGCTTATTTGAACTTAAAGTACTTATCAAAGCAATACCTAATGATTTAGATAAAAAAGATGTAACCCTTGAACGTACTGCTCTACATTGGGCTGTTGCATGTCAAAATTTAGATTGTGCACGCGTTTTAGTAAAAGCCGGTGTCAGTTTAGACCTTCAGGATAAAGAAGGTAAAACACCACTTCATAAAGCAGTAGCTAATGGCGATAAGCCTATGATTGAAATGTTGATATTGGCTGGAGCTCGAAGTAACATTTTGGATAAAGCAAGTAAGAAACCAAAAGATTGTGCGCCTGATAAGGATACTTTATTGTTTATGCAGCAATGCCGAGAGCTAAGACAACCAATTTCTGCTTATTCCTAA
- a CDS encoding serine hydrolase yields the protein MTNTYKSSSRGDFHTIYQGKTVDQLIIDYMEQNNIPGMSLAIVQAPYITRVVGYGYADLDSGRLVATNTMFNIGQITHAFTAVAIMQLKEQGQLKLDDKVNQHLANIPPSWRTITIRHLLNHSSGLPDYTEAEDFDPARDYQPQDIIKLIKGSKLAFKAGAQMRPSATNFYLLGLIIEQASGTTFENFVTKHQIERMGLQHTYFLSNLNTIQNEITNKSTPFKHSLFLKKAAFINPTEPATGYSEQDNTLNAVLPASWAAVKADAGIYASAEDISLWDIGLAGNILVSAPEDRDFLYKSVILAKNLSSPSNASWLFPGHQGLMEIKGNVPGYSAFLSRFTAADELVCVTLLANKGNLPDLDILARKIAGAFDAKLASPQGAPWSEALQSPYSVNETIKRITKLIKKQGGKVFAHIDHAYEAKQAKQTLPPTEVLLIGNPAKGTSLMQENPALALDLPLRIMATQDDNGQVWLSFTEPLKLVMAYELPSKQMTLLQQMSHSLRQTCEKAVSSQSEF from the coding sequence ATGACTAATACTTACAAGAGTTCAAGCCGCGGCGATTTTCATACGATTTACCAGGGTAAGACAGTTGATCAATTAATCATCGATTACATGGAACAAAATAATATTCCTGGGATGTCACTGGCGATTGTGCAAGCGCCATACATTACCCGTGTCGTTGGTTATGGCTACGCTGATTTAGATAGTGGCCGCTTAGTAGCCACAAACACCATGTTTAATATCGGCCAAATTACCCATGCTTTTACCGCTGTTGCAATTATGCAATTAAAAGAGCAAGGCCAGCTTAAACTAGACGATAAAGTTAATCAGCATCTAGCAAATATACCACCAAGCTGGCGCACTATTACCATTCGCCACCTATTAAATCATAGCTCTGGCTTACCCGATTACACAGAAGCTGAAGATTTTGATCCAGCGCGAGATTATCAACCGCAAGATATTATTAAGCTTATTAAAGGTAGCAAACTAGCGTTTAAAGCAGGCGCTCAAATGCGCCCCAGTGCCACTAATTTTTATTTATTGGGCTTAATCATTGAACAGGCAAGTGGCACCACCTTTGAGAATTTTGTGACTAAACATCAGATTGAACGCATGGGATTACAGCATACCTATTTTCTTAGTAATTTAAACACCATTCAAAATGAAATAACCAATAAATCGACGCCGTTTAAACACAGCTTATTTTTGAAAAAAGCTGCTTTTATTAATCCTACCGAACCTGCAACAGGCTATAGTGAACAGGATAATACTTTAAATGCTGTCCTGCCTGCTTCCTGGGCTGCGGTCAAGGCAGATGCTGGCATCTATGCCTCAGCAGAGGATATTAGTCTTTGGGACATTGGCCTTGCGGGGAATATTTTAGTTAGTGCGCCCGAAGACCGCGATTTTTTATATAAATCGGTGATTTTAGCAAAAAATTTATCTAGCCCATCCAATGCCAGCTGGCTGTTTCCGGGACATCAAGGTTTAATGGAAATTAAAGGCAATGTTCCAGGTTACTCGGCCTTTTTAAGTCGGTTTACGGCAGCTGATGAATTGGTCTGCGTAACCTTATTAGCGAATAAAGGTAATTTACCCGATCTTGATATTTTAGCACGTAAAATTGCGGGTGCCTTTGATGCTAAACTTGCATCCCCCCAAGGTGCGCCTTGGTCTGAAGCCTTGCAAAGCCCATATAGCGTTAATGAAACTATAAAACGTATAACTAAACTAATTAAAAAGCAAGGCGGTAAAGTTTTTGCTCATATTGATCATGCTTATGAAGCAAAGCAGGCCAAGCAAACCCTTCCTCCTACCGAAGTTTTATTGATTGGTAATCCTGCCAAGGGCACATCATTAATGCAGGAAAATCCGGCTTTAGCGCTAGATTTACCGCTGCGTATTATGGCAACTCAAGACGACAATGGGCAAGTATGGCTTAGCTTTACAGAGCCCCTTAAGCTGGTTATGGCTTATGAGTTACCGAGTAAGCAGATGACTCTTTTACAACAAATGTCTCATAGCTTACGACAGACCTGCGAAAAAGCAGTTTCTTCGCAATCAGAATTTTAA
- a CDS encoding leucine-rich repeat domain-containing protein, whose amino-acid sequence MKYRLTGLEKVSGAKFIAAFANIPANTTILDADKNRLSHKKIVNLVQAFQLIPPSVSVFSLVDNDLGNIEAGKLQQFANLIPREVCSINLEKNKLFHKRGNELASFFAAFPPNLTKLNLSHNQLKDIKDGNLDIAFRAIPQSVRALNLCKNRLHLLSLDKLNALSNTLPHIETIVLSSNEIKRMSLEQREALGAVFPNVKEVYIVDNKGQKVSPCLETSLIKSLKVREEVPSLLGIASFFVAKNKQHPQLRDYKQIIPEDLHDTVDHALSLSPTAKF is encoded by the coding sequence ATGAAGTATAGATTGACAGGTCTTGAAAAGGTTTCTGGAGCTAAATTCATTGCGGCTTTTGCAAACATCCCAGCTAACACAACCATACTTGACGCTGATAAAAACCGGCTTTCTCACAAGAAAATTGTCAATCTAGTCCAAGCTTTTCAACTTATTCCCCCTTCTGTCTCTGTATTTTCGTTGGTGGACAATGATTTAGGTAATATAGAGGCAGGCAAATTACAGCAATTTGCTAATCTTATTCCCAGGGAAGTTTGCTCAATTAATTTAGAAAAAAATAAACTTTTTCATAAACGTGGTAACGAGTTAGCTTCTTTTTTTGCTGCTTTTCCACCTAACTTAACAAAATTAAATCTAAGCCACAATCAGTTAAAAGATATTAAAGATGGCAATTTAGATATTGCCTTTCGGGCTATACCCCAAAGTGTGCGTGCGCTTAATTTATGTAAAAATAGACTGCATTTATTATCCTTAGACAAATTAAATGCGCTGAGCAATACGCTGCCACATATAGAAACTATTGTCTTAAGTTCCAATGAAATTAAAAGAATGTCACTGGAACAACGGGAAGCATTAGGCGCTGTCTTTCCTAATGTAAAGGAAGTTTATATTGTAGACAATAAAGGTCAGAAGGTAAGCCCCTGTTTAGAAACGAGCTTAATTAAATCACTAAAAGTAAGAGAGGAAGTCCCTTCTTTGCTTGGGATAGCATCGTTTTTTGTAGCCAAAAATAAACAGCATCCTCAACTAAGAGACTATAAACAAATAATCCCAGAAGATCTGCATGATACTGTTGACCATGCCTTATCGCTATCGCCAACAGCAAAATTTTGA
- a CDS encoding NADPH oxidase family protein has product MGENPRSFLSKAWSYGTYFIKNNKSQLIQTAGIVVASIGVFVAKIMEKFAEQEEPANAVAHAAGATIKYVLFPALTPYVMRLTTSVLQSSNIGYVLGLDKRFDTHKAVAGFISISSVIHTAGQLYHQPKVSTTQEGITGFILLGSVALPLGGAYFLAKSNYMKNKRLPYEFIFLRPHQVGAALFIATYALHTKDLRLLPYVLGVGGAFILDRLIEKLFFTFSTVTSHATAYGRIIELEIAKPPKFGKHLPGQYAYLSLIEEGKLYHTSHPFTIANGHQQNNLRFYIASSGKWTEALVSQVINNKFAVMQAKIAGPFGSPLQSQGKKTELVLISTGSGFTPFLALLSYHAQTKAPINVIAIHSSSIVNEFTPLIQAIYDAACNHVNIHESHFYLTSADPILKRDGMIQLKTSIEKLGMKFVDVDKFIPADYDDSFISGDTIESDVVDELSTSADLIHSDLVDEPDNSGSTIHSDPLEDAQEPVISNNEDTASRRVNDTVFNFFKNRHVVENEEAILEISERPEDIHIDILQAEVEVPEEISPLAEKVIFCHGRRFDPISNEDVFGLMIQSLMSLPFQIN; this is encoded by the coding sequence ATGGGAGAAAACCCTCGTTCCTTTTTAAGTAAAGCATGGTCTTATGGCACGTATTTCATAAAAAATAATAAATCGCAGCTAATACAAACTGCCGGCATCGTTGTTGCCTCTATTGGGGTATTTGTGGCTAAAATTATGGAAAAGTTTGCTGAACAAGAAGAGCCAGCTAATGCTGTCGCTCATGCAGCTGGAGCAACGATTAAGTATGTTTTATTTCCAGCCCTTACCCCTTACGTCATGCGGTTAACGACATCCGTTTTACAAAGCAGTAATATTGGCTATGTATTAGGATTAGACAAACGCTTTGATACCCATAAAGCAGTGGCTGGTTTCATTTCAATTAGTTCTGTTATACATACTGCTGGCCAGCTTTATCATCAGCCTAAAGTTAGCACTACACAAGAAGGTATAACGGGTTTTATCTTGCTTGGCTCCGTGGCATTGCCGTTAGGAGGAGCTTATTTTTTAGCTAAATCTAATTACATGAAAAATAAGCGCCTACCTTATGAGTTTATTTTTCTAAGGCCTCATCAAGTAGGCGCTGCACTATTTATAGCAACTTATGCATTACATACCAAAGATTTACGCTTACTGCCTTATGTCCTTGGCGTGGGGGGTGCATTTATACTAGATAGGCTAATTGAAAAACTCTTTTTCACTTTTTCAACGGTGACGAGTCACGCCACAGCCTATGGCAGAATAATAGAGCTTGAAATTGCTAAGCCACCTAAATTTGGCAAACACTTACCTGGTCAGTATGCTTACCTTAGCTTAATTGAAGAGGGCAAGCTTTATCACACGAGCCATCCGTTTACTATTGCTAATGGTCATCAACAGAATAATTTACGTTTTTATATTGCTAGCAGTGGGAAGTGGACTGAAGCGCTTGTTTCGCAAGTTATTAATAATAAATTTGCAGTGATGCAAGCCAAAATTGCCGGGCCATTTGGCTCACCCTTGCAATCGCAAGGTAAGAAAACAGAGTTAGTATTGATATCAACGGGGAGTGGTTTTACACCGTTTCTCGCTCTATTATCTTATCATGCGCAAACTAAAGCACCAATAAACGTCATCGCGATTCATTCAAGTAGCATTGTTAATGAATTTACACCCCTTATCCAAGCTATTTATGATGCTGCTTGCAATCACGTTAACATACATGAAAGCCATTTTTATTTAACTAGCGCTGATCCCATTCTCAAAAGAGATGGCATGATTCAATTAAAAACTAGTATTGAAAAATTAGGTATGAAATTTGTCGATGTGGATAAATTTATTCCGGCTGATTATGATGATTCTTTTATTTCAGGAGATACAATCGAGTCTGATGTCGTGGACGAATTATCTACTTCAGCGGATTTAATCCACTCTGATCTAGTGGATGAGCCAGATAATTCAGGAAGTACAATCCATTCTGATCCGTTAGAGGATGCCCAAGAACCAGTGATTAGCAATAATGAAGACACGGCATCTAGAAGGGTTAATGACACTGTATTTAATTTTTTCAAAAATAGGCATGTAGTAGAGAATGAAGAAGCGATATTAGAAATTTCTGAGAGACCAGAAGATATCCATATTGATATTTTGCAAGCCGAGGTAGAGGTACCAGAAGAAATAAGCCCCCTTGCTGAAAAGGTGATTTTTTGTCACGGTCGGCGTTTTGATCCTATTAGTAATGAAGACGTTTTCGGCCTGATGATCCAATCACTAATGAGCCTGCCATTTCAAATAAACTAG
- a CDS encoding glutathione S-transferase family protein: MITLYGAPGSVFVRKPRILLHEKKVPFIVDPINLYRYVHEEFKQASPLTKIPVLRDDSFTLADSSAICAYLDKKYPTPSFYPQDPQAYAKALWFEEYADTVLFQAIAPCYYQTVLVPLYHGREPDTTQIDQALTQRLPAVATYLETQLVGNLYFIADQFTIADVAIVSMFMNMHFSGFPIDACRWPNLAAYLKAHFQRASFHGCIKEIERELNKIAPPAAPYQYPDIPN, from the coding sequence ATGATTACCTTATATGGCGCTCCTGGCTCAGTATTTGTACGAAAACCGCGTATTTTATTGCATGAAAAAAAAGTGCCTTTTATAGTTGACCCCATTAATCTCTATCGTTATGTTCATGAAGAGTTTAAACAAGCAAGTCCCCTGACTAAAATTCCTGTATTAAGAGATGATTCGTTTACCTTAGCTGATTCATCAGCCATATGTGCTTACCTAGATAAAAAATACCCAACCCCTAGTTTTTATCCACAAGACCCCCAAGCCTATGCCAAGGCGTTGTGGTTTGAGGAATACGCCGATACTGTTTTATTTCAAGCCATTGCACCTTGTTATTATCAAACTGTGTTAGTCCCGCTTTATCATGGGCGTGAGCCAGATACTACCCAGATTGACCAAGCGCTTACCCAAAGGCTGCCCGCTGTTGCCACATACCTAGAAACGCAATTAGTAGGAAATCTTTATTTTATAGCTGATCAATTCACCATCGCTGATGTTGCAATAGTGAGCATGTTTATGAATATGCATTTTTCAGGTTTCCCTATTGATGCATGCCGCTGGCCTAACTTAGCCGCTTATTTAAAAGCTCATTTTCAACGCGCGAGTTTTCATGGCTGTATTAAGGAAATAGAACGAGAATTGAATAAAATTGCTCCCCCGGCAGCTCCTTACCAATATCCGGATATACCAAATTAA
- a CDS encoding C40 family peptidase — MKKFYFFGVILAVFMTSLTAETVSRLPESISATMLLDFESNPVEVKRAIQMALDLAAQNIGYQYGSAKPEAGGMDCSGTMYYLLTKLGIKSVPRSSEGLYQWVKDKGNFYPITKPSFNDPEFSKLKPGDLLFWSGTYKREHPIYVTHVMMYLGKNKQGEPLMVGASDGRTYKGRQIYGVSVFDFKLPPSTSTSKFLGYSCIPTLTCKK, encoded by the coding sequence ATGAAGAAGTTTTATTTTTTTGGTGTCATTTTAGCTGTTTTTATGACGAGCCTGACAGCTGAAACAGTAAGTCGGCTACCTGAAAGTATTTCAGCAACCATGTTGCTTGATTTTGAATCAAATCCTGTGGAAGTAAAACGTGCTATTCAAATGGCGCTAGATTTGGCTGCGCAAAATATAGGTTATCAATATGGTTCTGCCAAACCCGAAGCCGGTGGCATGGATTGCTCAGGAACCATGTATTACCTGCTCACTAAACTTGGCATAAAATCAGTGCCCCGCTCTTCCGAAGGCTTATATCAATGGGTGAAAGATAAAGGTAATTTTTATCCAATAACTAAGCCTTCTTTTAATGATCCTGAATTCTCAAAGCTTAAACCTGGTGACTTACTCTTTTGGAGCGGGACTTATAAAAGAGAGCATCCCATCTACGTCACTCATGTTATGATGTACCTTGGAAAAAATAAACAGGGCGAACCGCTCATGGTCGGCGCCAGTGATGGGCGAACTTATAAAGGCAGACAGATTTATGGCGTCAGCGTGTTTGATTTTAAATTGCCACCGAGCACAAGTACCAGTAAATTTTTAGGGTATAGTTGTATACCGACATTGACTTGTAAAAAATAA
- a CDS encoding SDR family NAD(P)-dependent oxidoreductase, whose protein sequence is MNASKQFSLVDQVAIVTGACGGLGQELVKILVDAEANVVLADVDQSSLNALALEINSNKVLAQLCDVTDKKAINNLIKKTHQKFGRIDSLVNCAGILGGDHFLFDVSEAEWDKVLDINLKGTWLMSTEVARYMIKHKIKGKIINISSSLGKRAQLKRIAYASSKAAVEHLTRNMAMELAEHDIRVNCLAPGWMETQMVREFLEGPEGEKWRKTIPLRRAAKPQELTGPLLLLASDASSYMTGTILRVDGGYTYCGIELPE, encoded by the coding sequence ATGAATGCCAGTAAACAATTTTCTTTAGTTGATCAAGTTGCTATTGTAACCGGGGCTTGTGGGGGCCTTGGCCAGGAATTAGTAAAAATTTTAGTTGACGCAGAAGCAAACGTTGTTTTAGCCGATGTAGACCAATCAAGTTTAAATGCCCTAGCTTTAGAGATTAATTCTAATAAAGTTCTAGCCCAGTTGTGTGATGTAACCGATAAAAAAGCTATTAATAATTTAATTAAAAAAACACATCAAAAATTTGGTCGCATTGATAGTTTAGTCAATTGTGCAGGCATCTTAGGCGGGGATCATTTTTTATTTGATGTATCTGAGGCTGAGTGGGATAAGGTACTCGATATTAATCTTAAAGGGACTTGGTTAATGTCAACGGAAGTAGCTCGGTATATGATTAAACATAAAATCAAAGGGAAAATAATCAATATTTCTTCATCCTTAGGTAAGCGTGCGCAATTAAAACGGATAGCTTACGCGTCATCAAAAGCAGCTGTTGAACACCTTACACGTAACATGGCAATGGAATTAGCCGAGCACGATATTCGGGTTAATTGCCTAGCACCTGGCTGGATGGAAACGCAAATGGTCAGAGAATTTTTAGAAGGCCCAGAAGGTGAAAAATGGCGTAAAACGATTCCTTTAAGACGAGCTGCTAAGCCCCAGGAGTTAACCGGCCCACTATTATTATTAGCCTCTGATGCCTCAAGTTATATGACTGGTACCATCTTACGAGTAGATGGCGGCTATACTTATTGTGGTATCGAACTGCCTGAGTAA